A window of Sebastes umbrosus isolate fSebUmb1 chromosome 3, fSebUmb1.pri, whole genome shotgun sequence contains these coding sequences:
- the si:dkey-246e1.3 gene encoding uncharacterized protein si:dkey-246e1.3 isoform X2 produces MSGAQQDGAMTADSLHLNGTAALGRHDQEMNTALFEFKVFNIVIIALALCILTITGLYCITVCYNRTRKPEAAKDNSRIYYIYSNPLPVGLKEEEEEERGTRAPQGPEEQTALTLPLSFQEYANDPHSGVTLDPPIFYMQL; encoded by the exons ATGAGTGGAGCCCAACAGGACGGAGCGATGACGGCAGACAGCCTCCATCTGAACGGGACGGCCGCTCTGGGACGACACGACCAGGAGATGAACACAGCTCTGTTTG AGTTCAAAGTGTTTAACATTGTCATCATCGCCCTGGCCTTATGCATCCTCACTATCACCGGCCTGTACTGCATCACTGTCTGCTACAACCGCACCAG GAAACCAGAGGCAGCAAAGGACAACTCCAGGATCTACTACATCTACAGTAACCCGCTGCCTGTAGGactgaaggaggaagaggaggaggagagggggactAGAGCCCCACAGGGACCAGAGGAGCAAACTGCACTGACGCTGCCGCTGTCGTTTCAAGAATACGCCAATGATCCCCACAGTGGCGTCACCCTGGACCCTCCCATTTTTTACATGCAGCTTTAG
- the si:dkey-246e1.3 gene encoding uncharacterized protein si:dkey-246e1.3 isoform X1, with protein MSGAQQDGAMTADSLHLNGTAALGRHDQEMNTALFEFKVFNIVIIALALCILTITGLYCITVCYNRTRQSKRAHVYESAVTRGESTDPVAVKAVKRSTSFINPLAFFRKPEAAKDNSRIYYIYSNPLPVGLKEEEEEERGTRAPQGPEEQTALTLPLSFQEYANDPHSGVTLDPPIFYMQL; from the exons ATGAGTGGAGCCCAACAGGACGGAGCGATGACGGCAGACAGCCTCCATCTGAACGGGACGGCCGCTCTGGGACGACACGACCAGGAGATGAACACAGCTCTGTTTG AGTTCAAAGTGTTTAACATTGTCATCATCGCCCTGGCCTTATGCATCCTCACTATCACCGGCCTGTACTGCATCACTGTCTGCTACAACCGCACCAG GCAGTCAAAGAGAGCCCACGTGTATGAGAGTGCAGTGACCCGAGGCGAGTCGACGGACCCCGTGGCGGTCAAAGCAGTGAAGAGGTCCACCAGTTTCATCAACCCTCTCGCCTTCTTCAGGAAACCAGAGGCAGCAAAGGACAACTCCAGGATCTACTACATCTACAGTAACCCGCTGCCTGTAGGactgaaggaggaagaggaggaggagagggggactAGAGCCCCACAGGGACCAGAGGAGCAAACTGCACTGACGCTGCCGCTGTCGTTTCAAGAATACGCCAATGATCCCCACAGTGGCGTCACCCTGGACCCTCCCATTTTTTACATGCAGCTTTAG